In one Dermatophilaceae bacterium Sec6.4 genomic region, the following are encoded:
- the hisD gene encoding histidinol dehydrogenase, translating to MISRLDLRGSALSSLDARGLRAILPRAEFDVDAALDVVRPICAEVQARGEQALLELGERFDKVRPATLRVPREVLRAAAEQLDPQLREALLESIRRARLVHEDQRRTDTTTTVVDGGTVTERWVPVDRVGLYVPGGVAVYFSSVVMNVVPAQVAQVASLAVASPPQVDNTGIFTGYPDPTILATCELLGVDEVYAVGGAQAVAMFAYGARDDDGATVCEPVTLVTGPGNIYVAAAKRLLKGLIGIDSEAGPTEIAILADDAADAELVAADMISQAEHDDLAAAVLVTDSATLADDVQRCLGVRVEQTKHTQRVTTALAGRQSAIVLVDSLDDGIRVIDAYAAEHLEIQTRDAAAVAARIRNAGAIFVGPYAPVSLGDYCAGSNHVLPTAGCACHSSGLSVQTFLRGIHVIDYSEAALREVARFVVTLADAEDLPAHGEAVTARFATS from the coding sequence GTGATATCCCGTCTTGACCTGCGCGGCAGCGCGTTGTCCTCGTTGGACGCCCGCGGCCTGCGCGCCATTCTGCCTCGCGCCGAGTTCGATGTCGATGCCGCGCTGGACGTCGTGCGCCCTATCTGTGCCGAAGTGCAGGCCCGCGGGGAGCAGGCCCTGCTGGAGCTGGGTGAGCGTTTCGACAAGGTGCGCCCTGCCACGCTGCGGGTGCCGCGCGAGGTGCTGCGCGCGGCCGCTGAGCAGCTCGACCCGCAACTACGCGAAGCGTTGCTGGAATCCATCCGGCGGGCGCGCCTGGTGCATGAGGACCAGCGACGCACCGACACCACGACCACCGTGGTCGACGGGGGTACCGTGACCGAACGCTGGGTTCCCGTCGACCGGGTCGGGCTCTACGTGCCCGGTGGGGTCGCGGTGTATTTCAGCAGTGTCGTGATGAACGTCGTGCCCGCCCAGGTCGCGCAGGTGGCGTCGTTGGCGGTGGCCAGCCCGCCGCAGGTGGACAACACCGGCATCTTCACGGGGTACCCGGACCCGACCATTCTGGCCACCTGCGAGCTGCTCGGCGTCGACGAGGTCTACGCAGTCGGCGGCGCCCAGGCTGTGGCGATGTTCGCCTACGGCGCCCGCGACGACGACGGCGCAACGGTCTGCGAGCCCGTCACCCTGGTCACCGGTCCTGGCAACATCTATGTAGCCGCCGCGAAGCGGTTGCTGAAGGGCCTGATCGGGATCGACTCCGAAGCCGGTCCCACCGAGATCGCCATCCTGGCCGACGATGCCGCCGACGCAGAGCTGGTTGCTGCGGACATGATCAGTCAGGCCGAGCACGACGACCTCGCCGCCGCAGTCCTGGTCACCGACAGCGCGACCCTCGCCGACGACGTACAGCGTTGTCTCGGCGTTCGGGTCGAGCAGACGAAACACACGCAGCGGGTCACGACAGCGCTCGCCGGTCGGCAGTCGGCGATCGTCCTGGTCGACAGTCTCGACGACGGTATTCGAGTGATCGACGCGTACGCGGCCGAGCACCTGGAGATTCAGACCAGGGACGCGGCTGCGGTAGCCGCACGGATCCGGAACGCAGGTGCGATCTTCGTCGGCCCGTACGCCCCGGTCAGCCTCGGCGACTACTGCGCCGGTTCCAACCATGTGCTGCCCACCGCAGGCTGCGCCTGCCACAGCAGCGGACTGTCCGTGCAGACATTCCTGCGCGGCATCCATGTCATCGACTACTCCGAGGCGGCGCTGCGCGAGGTGGCGAGATTTGTCGTCACGCTCGCCGACGCGGAGGATCTGCCCGCCCACGGCGAAGCGGTCACGGCCCGTTTCGCGACGTCCTGA
- a CDS encoding sugar-binding domain-containing protein: MDAPAGPAEQLRGSAQLDERATREMLVTVARRYYLEDASKVAIAAELGISRFRVARLLTLAREAGVVRIRVESGPGDHGELAAAITERLGLRRCAVLNGAAGDSSPQARRIRLGELAAAELSAVLTPSDVLGLPWSRSASATVAALRTLPPIDIVQLSGARYEPGADQIASPADMVRDLAAMGGGRSYRFHAPFVAPDRAAADYLRKDPAFIAAHEHVTSVTVAIVGVGVFEPELSTLYGAASAAEIEELRAGGAVGEVSGVFVDAFGDNVASQFARRLLTTSDVELRAIPNVIGVCMGAERAAAVTAACRGGLLNSLVLDVPLAQELLSAD; encoded by the coding sequence ATGGACGCACCGGCTGGACCGGCCGAACAGCTGCGCGGCAGTGCGCAACTGGATGAACGTGCCACCCGGGAGATGCTCGTCACGGTTGCCCGCCGGTACTACCTCGAGGATGCGAGCAAGGTAGCCATTGCTGCCGAGCTCGGGATCTCCCGCTTCCGTGTCGCACGGCTCCTGACGCTGGCCCGGGAAGCCGGTGTGGTCCGTATTCGCGTCGAGTCCGGCCCCGGCGACCATGGTGAGCTCGCCGCGGCGATCACCGAACGCCTTGGTCTTCGCCGGTGCGCTGTGCTCAACGGCGCGGCGGGTGACAGCTCCCCCCAGGCCCGTCGGATCCGACTCGGGGAACTGGCAGCAGCAGAGTTGTCCGCCGTGCTGACGCCTTCGGACGTGCTCGGTCTGCCCTGGTCGCGATCCGCGTCAGCCACGGTGGCTGCACTACGAACGCTGCCGCCGATCGATATCGTCCAGCTGAGCGGAGCGCGGTACGAGCCCGGCGCAGACCAAATCGCATCGCCCGCAGATATGGTCCGGGATCTGGCCGCTATGGGCGGCGGGCGCAGTTACCGCTTTCACGCGCCGTTCGTCGCGCCTGACCGCGCTGCGGCCGACTACCTACGCAAGGACCCTGCCTTCATCGCAGCCCACGAGCACGTCACGTCGGTCACCGTCGCCATCGTCGGCGTCGGCGTGTTCGAACCCGAACTGTCCACCCTTTACGGGGCCGCATCTGCTGCGGAAATCGAGGAACTACGCGCCGGCGGTGCAGTCGGCGAAGTCAGCGGAGTGTTCGTCGACGCATTCGGCGACAATGTCGCAAGCCAGTTCGCCCGCCGCCTGTTGACGACCAGCGACGTGGAGCTGCGGGCGATACCGAACGTCATCGGGGTGTGTATGGGTGCCGAACGGGCCGCAGCGGTGACTGCCGCGTGTCGCGGCGGACTGCTGAACTCCCTGGTCCTTGATGTCCCGCTTGCGCAGGAACTGCTGTCTGCCGACTAA
- the hisB gene encoding imidazoleglycerol-phosphate dehydratase HisB: MNEQHPVPQGPPHRTAHVTRSTKEASVDLFLDLDGTGESDISTGVRFYDHMLDSFARHSLIDLRIRATGDIDVDAHHTVEDTAIVLGQALREALGDKSGISRFGDAMVPLDEALAQAVVDVAGRPYMVHEGEPEGQIYVVIGGAYTGSLTRHVLESFAFHAGIALHVRLISGRDPHHIVEAQFKAVARAVRAAVARDPRVVGIPSAKGSL; the protein is encoded by the coding sequence ATGAACGAGCAGCACCCCGTACCGCAGGGCCCGCCACACCGCACGGCCCACGTCACGCGCTCGACCAAAGAAGCCAGCGTCGACCTCTTCCTGGACCTGGACGGTACGGGGGAGTCCGACATCAGCACCGGTGTGCGCTTCTACGACCACATGCTCGACAGTTTCGCGCGGCACAGTCTGATCGATCTGCGGATCAGAGCCACCGGCGATATCGACGTCGATGCCCACCACACGGTCGAGGACACCGCGATCGTGCTCGGGCAGGCCCTGCGTGAGGCGCTCGGTGACAAGTCCGGCATCTCACGGTTCGGGGATGCCATGGTGCCACTGGACGAGGCGCTGGCCCAGGCCGTCGTCGACGTCGCCGGCCGACCGTACATGGTGCATGAGGGGGAGCCGGAGGGGCAGATCTACGTCGTCATCGGTGGTGCCTACACCGGATCGCTGACCCGGCACGTGCTGGAGTCGTTTGCCTTCCACGCGGGTATCGCGCTGCATGTGCGTCTGATCTCCGGTCGCGATCCGCACCACATCGTCGAGGCACAGTTCAAGGCCGTTGCCCGTGCTGTCCGAGCTGCCGTCGCCAGGGATCCGCGGGTGGTCGGTATCCCGAGCGCCAAGGGATCCCTCTGA
- a CDS encoding histidinol-phosphate transaminase, protein MSELQDLLRPDLRGVTAYGAPQLNVPVALNTNESSYPVPPQVVEAISDSVAEVAAGLNRYPDREFSQLRDALAGYLNDTANCRLQAAQIWAGNGSNEVLQHLALAFGGPGRTALGFTPSYSMHPIISRSVGTTWVDGLRDAAPGRFDIDADLAVEQVHRHDPHLVFLCSPNNPTGTALDPDVVLRVYEAAPRAVVIVDEAYGEFARAGTASAITLLPGRDRLVVTRTMSKAFAFAGVRLGYLAAASELTDLLRLVRLPYHLSSVTQAVALAALAHADTMLAMVEQIKESRDVLVEGCQALRLTPVASDANFVLVGGFADARRAWAKLLDRGVLVRDVGMEHHLRITAGTPAETQAVLAALADLRVDIEEST, encoded by the coding sequence ATGAGCGAGTTGCAGGATCTGCTGCGGCCCGACCTACGCGGCGTCACGGCCTATGGTGCACCGCAGCTGAACGTACCGGTCGCCCTCAACACCAACGAGTCGTCGTACCCGGTGCCACCGCAGGTGGTCGAGGCCATCTCCGACTCTGTCGCGGAGGTCGCGGCCGGCCTGAACCGGTATCCCGACCGCGAATTCAGTCAGCTTCGGGACGCACTTGCCGGGTATCTGAACGACACCGCGAACTGCCGTCTGCAGGCCGCGCAGATCTGGGCCGGCAACGGCTCCAACGAGGTGCTGCAACACCTTGCTCTCGCGTTCGGGGGGCCAGGGCGGACCGCCCTGGGTTTCACCCCGTCCTACTCGATGCACCCGATCATCAGCCGAAGCGTCGGTACGACCTGGGTCGACGGTCTGCGTGATGCCGCGCCGGGCCGCTTCGACATCGACGCCGACCTCGCCGTCGAACAGGTGCACCGCCACGATCCGCATCTGGTCTTCCTGTGCTCGCCCAACAACCCGACGGGCACCGCACTGGACCCGGACGTCGTGCTGCGCGTGTATGAGGCAGCACCTCGCGCGGTCGTGATCGTCGACGAGGCCTACGGAGAGTTCGCCCGCGCGGGAACGGCAAGCGCTATCACGTTGCTACCGGGTCGGGACCGGCTGGTCGTCACCCGCACGATGTCCAAGGCCTTCGCCTTCGCCGGGGTACGGCTGGGCTACCTCGCGGCCGCATCCGAGCTCACCGACCTGCTGCGACTGGTGCGGCTGCCCTACCACCTCTCGAGCGTGACGCAGGCCGTGGCGTTGGCAGCGCTCGCCCACGCGGACACCATGTTGGCCATGGTGGAGCAGATCAAGGAATCCCGCGACGTGCTTGTCGAGGGCTGCCAGGCCCTGAGGCTGACGCCGGTGGCCAGCGATGCGAACTTTGTGCTCGTGGGAGGATTTGCGGACGCGCGCAGGGCATGGGCGAAATTACTGGACCGAGGTGTTCTGGTGCGCGACGTCGGGATGGAGCATCACCTGCGGATCACTGCCGGCACCCCGGCGGAGACCCAGGCAGTGCTCGCGGCCCTGGCCGACCTACGCGTGGACATCGAGGAGAGCACCTGA
- the priA gene encoding bifunctional 1-(5-phosphoribosyl)-5-((5-phosphoribosylamino)methylideneamino)imidazole-4-carboxamide isomerase/phosphoribosylanthranilate isomerase PriA produces the protein MTNPQRLELLPAVDVVQGRAVQLVQGIAGTGGDFGDPWQAALAWQDQGAQWLHLVDLDAAFGRGHNRDLLASIIGRLDMQVELSGGIRDAETLDAALSTGCRRVNLGTAALENPQWTAQAIAEHGDRIAVGLDVRGTTLAARGWTREGGDLWETLDRLDTEGCSRYVVTDVAKDGMLAGPNVELLRQVCERTDRPVVASGGVSTIADIEALRALVPSGVEGAIIGSALYRGAFTLGAALDAAGRK, from the coding sequence TTGACGAACCCGCAACGGCTGGAGTTACTCCCGGCGGTCGACGTCGTGCAGGGTCGCGCGGTTCAGCTGGTGCAGGGCATCGCCGGCACGGGCGGCGACTTCGGCGACCCGTGGCAGGCGGCGCTCGCGTGGCAGGACCAGGGTGCGCAGTGGCTGCATCTGGTCGACCTCGACGCGGCGTTCGGTCGTGGTCACAACAGGGACCTGCTGGCCTCGATCATCGGCCGGCTCGATATGCAGGTGGAGCTGTCCGGTGGCATCCGGGACGCCGAAACTCTCGATGCCGCTCTCTCGACGGGCTGCAGACGGGTCAATCTGGGCACTGCAGCCCTGGAGAACCCGCAGTGGACGGCACAGGCCATTGCCGAGCACGGGGACCGTATCGCCGTCGGTCTTGATGTCCGTGGCACGACGCTCGCAGCTCGGGGATGGACCCGCGAGGGCGGGGATCTGTGGGAGACCCTGGATCGTCTCGATACCGAAGGGTGCAGCCGCTACGTCGTGACGGACGTCGCCAAGGACGGCATGCTGGCCGGTCCGAATGTGGAGTTGCTGCGTCAGGTGTGCGAGCGCACGGACCGTCCGGTGGTTGCTTCCGGTGGGGTGTCCACCATTGCCGATATCGAGGCGCTCCGGGCGCTGGTCCCGAGCGGTGTGGAGGGGGCCATCATCGGATCGGCGCTCTACCGCGGTGCGTTCACGCTGGGCGCGGCACTCGATGCGGCCGGCCGCAAGTGA
- a CDS encoding SseB family protein — protein MSGLDSLGGGDDAADREGSDSAGRAWTGRELPSTGFDQDTGAADAGLTAALGADDVTFMAALAAARLLVPIVAAAQEIEQSPDGLSVEKSSQMAVVTLTADDGERALPVFTGMAALANWNPQARPRPVPAAQAAQAAVSEGCDVLVLELGSQQVRVVRPSMVWALAMQRTWQPAYTDPFVLQAVTRAAREEGDVVTAACEDGNSGGLRVVLSLRPGLGSDGVQELCARVGERIATDGEARARIDALSFRIVTAGP, from the coding sequence GTGAGCGGTCTGGACAGCCTCGGTGGTGGTGACGACGCGGCGGACCGAGAGGGAAGTGACTCGGCCGGTCGGGCGTGGACGGGGCGGGAGTTGCCCTCGACGGGGTTCGATCAGGACACCGGTGCGGCGGACGCGGGTCTGACGGCGGCGCTGGGCGCCGACGACGTGACGTTCATGGCGGCGCTCGCAGCCGCGCGACTGTTGGTGCCCATCGTCGCCGCCGCGCAGGAGATCGAGCAGTCGCCGGACGGCCTGAGCGTGGAGAAGTCCTCGCAGATGGCAGTGGTGACGCTGACTGCCGACGACGGGGAGCGCGCGCTGCCGGTCTTCACCGGGATGGCCGCGCTTGCGAATTGGAACCCGCAGGCTCGGCCGCGGCCGGTGCCGGCTGCGCAGGCGGCACAGGCGGCAGTGTCGGAGGGGTGTGACGTCCTGGTGCTGGAGCTCGGATCGCAGCAGGTGCGGGTGGTCCGTCCGAGCATGGTGTGGGCCCTGGCGATGCAACGGACGTGGCAGCCCGCGTATACCGACCCGTTCGTACTGCAGGCAGTCACCCGGGCCGCGCGAGAGGAAGGCGACGTGGTGACGGCGGCCTGTGAGGACGGCAACTCCGGCGGGCTACGCGTGGTGCTGAGCCTGCGGCCCGGACTTGGGTCCGATGGCGTGCAGGAATTGTGCGCCCGGGTGGGGGAGCGGATAGCGACCGACGGTGAAGCCCGGGCGAGGATTGACGCGCTGTCCTTCCGGATCGTGACCGCCGGTCCCTAG
- a CDS encoding bifunctional [glutamine synthetase] adenylyltransferase/[glutamine synthetase]-adenylyl-L-tyrosine phosphorylase — MSIPTRGALARAGFLHVDRSGRCLEELGASIGPGTLGVVSASVDPDQAVLGMVRLREATTGSQRSQLDAVLVAAGSQARALVGLLASSAGLTDHLVRHPDHWPEVTGAELKDAAGIYAEVARDVGEASGEKAYDLLRVAYRRQLVRIAAYDVTSNPIESFPEVARALADLAGACLDAALAIARREVEGAERVRLAVIGMGKCGGRELNYVSDVDVIFVAEPVDPGDDEAQARDIAGKLAIALIKACSQPTAEGMLWEVDTALRPEGKQGPLVRTVAGHAAYYERWAKTWEFQALLKARHVAGDAALGAAYLDAMAPMVWAASTREHFVEDVQAMRARVEQYVPASESERQLKLGPGGLRDVEFSTQLLQLVHGRTDERLRHRSTLAAIEALVRGGYVGRQAGEELDRCYRRLRVLEHRIQLSRMRRTHLMPIDPEQLRPLGRALAVKGDPVEGVVALWRTTARDVRRLYERLFFRPLLSAVARLSDDDACLSLDSAQDRFAALGYADPKGAIAHIQALTEGVSRRAAIQRTLLPVMLQWFAQEADPDLGLLAFRRISDRLGATHWYLKMLRDEGGAAQLLARVLANSRYAGTLIEGAPSSVAVFGSEQARVPWTRRAILEVMQAAIERHDDGHDAVRAIREIRRAELIRVAVADIAGSVDLNTLEIALTDISAATIQAALDVAVRDAVSQAGAPLTTVIAVIGMGRLGGRETGYSSDADVLFVHDPLPGAEPGRATTEATAVVNQLRSSLALSGPDPSLIVDADLRPEGKSGPIVRTLSSYAAYYDRWSAGWEAQALLRALPIAGDVDLGARFVRLIDPLRYPEGGMDLGAIRQIRSLKARMEAERIPRGGDRRTHFKLGRGGLSDVEWTVQLAQLEHGHEIAALQHTGTFSLLRVMAEHDLLTEEEAERLGAAWEFATRLRNAGMLWRGRSIDSLPSSLADVRGIAGLLGWPLSRAYGLQEDYLRHTRLARSIVEHRFYGSDLIEGRDEHPTHR; from the coding sequence GTGAGTATTCCGACGCGGGGAGCGCTGGCGCGGGCCGGGTTCCTGCACGTCGATCGTTCCGGACGTTGCCTGGAAGAGCTGGGAGCCAGCATCGGACCCGGCACTCTCGGGGTGGTCTCGGCCTCCGTCGACCCGGACCAGGCGGTGCTGGGAATGGTCCGACTACGCGAGGCGACGACAGGTTCGCAACGCTCGCAGTTGGACGCCGTCCTGGTGGCGGCGGGGTCGCAGGCGCGAGCGTTGGTTGGCCTGCTGGCCAGCTCGGCAGGCCTGACCGACCATCTGGTGCGCCACCCCGACCATTGGCCCGAGGTCACCGGCGCAGAGCTGAAGGACGCGGCCGGGATCTACGCCGAGGTCGCGCGCGATGTCGGTGAAGCGAGCGGCGAGAAGGCCTACGACCTGTTGCGGGTCGCCTACCGGCGCCAGCTGGTACGCATCGCCGCCTACGACGTCACGAGCAATCCGATCGAGTCCTTTCCCGAGGTCGCCCGCGCGCTGGCCGACCTCGCGGGTGCCTGCCTGGACGCGGCGCTGGCCATTGCGCGTCGCGAGGTCGAGGGTGCCGAGCGGGTGCGACTGGCCGTGATCGGGATGGGCAAATGTGGCGGACGCGAGTTGAACTACGTCAGCGATGTGGATGTGATCTTCGTTGCCGAGCCGGTCGATCCGGGCGACGACGAGGCACAGGCGCGGGACATCGCCGGCAAACTGGCCATCGCGCTGATCAAGGCGTGTTCGCAGCCCACTGCGGAAGGCATGCTGTGGGAGGTCGACACCGCCTTGCGGCCGGAGGGTAAGCAGGGTCCACTCGTGCGCACGGTGGCCGGACACGCGGCCTACTACGAGCGTTGGGCCAAGACGTGGGAATTTCAGGCGCTGCTCAAAGCGCGCCACGTGGCGGGTGATGCGGCGTTGGGTGCTGCCTACCTGGACGCGATGGCCCCGATGGTCTGGGCGGCCTCTACCAGGGAACATTTCGTCGAGGACGTGCAGGCCATGCGGGCGCGGGTCGAGCAGTATGTGCCGGCTAGTGAGTCCGAACGGCAGCTGAAGCTGGGTCCGGGTGGTCTACGCGATGTGGAGTTCAGCACCCAGTTGCTGCAGCTGGTGCACGGGCGCACCGATGAGCGACTGCGTCACCGCAGCACCCTGGCCGCGATCGAGGCGCTGGTGCGCGGCGGTTACGTCGGTCGTCAGGCAGGTGAGGAGCTGGACCGTTGTTACCGCCGGCTGCGCGTTCTGGAGCACCGCATCCAGCTGTCCCGGATGCGACGCACCCACCTCATGCCGATCGATCCCGAGCAGTTGCGTCCGTTGGGTCGTGCGCTCGCGGTCAAGGGTGACCCCGTCGAGGGGGTGGTGGCCCTGTGGCGTACCACTGCCCGTGACGTACGCCGGCTGTACGAGCGGTTGTTCTTCCGACCGCTGCTCTCGGCCGTGGCCCGGCTCAGTGACGACGACGCCTGCCTGTCCCTGGACAGCGCCCAGGACCGGTTCGCCGCCCTGGGGTATGCCGATCCCAAGGGTGCGATCGCGCACATCCAGGCCCTGACCGAAGGCGTGAGTCGGCGTGCTGCCATCCAGCGGACCTTGCTGCCGGTGATGCTGCAGTGGTTCGCCCAGGAGGCCGATCCCGACCTCGGGCTCCTCGCGTTCCGCAGGATCAGTGACAGGTTGGGGGCCACCCACTGGTACCTGAAGATGTTGCGCGATGAGGGTGGCGCGGCTCAGCTGCTCGCCCGGGTGCTGGCCAATAGCAGGTATGCCGGGACCTTGATCGAGGGGGCGCCATCCTCGGTGGCGGTCTTCGGCTCGGAGCAGGCACGTGTCCCGTGGACGCGCCGCGCGATCCTCGAAGTGATGCAGGCGGCGATCGAACGTCACGACGACGGCCACGACGCAGTCCGGGCGATCCGGGAGATCCGTCGCGCCGAACTCATCCGGGTAGCCGTGGCCGACATTGCCGGGTCCGTGGACCTGAATACCTTGGAGATAGCCCTCACCGACATCTCCGCAGCCACTATCCAAGCCGCTCTGGATGTCGCTGTTCGTGATGCCGTGTCGCAGGCCGGGGCGCCACTGACGACGGTGATAGCAGTCATCGGGATGGGCCGGCTCGGCGGTCGCGAGACCGGGTACTCCAGCGACGCCGACGTTCTGTTCGTGCACGACCCGTTGCCGGGCGCCGAGCCCGGGCGAGCAACGACCGAAGCCACCGCCGTCGTCAACCAGTTGCGGTCCTCGCTGGCCCTCAGTGGACCGGACCCTTCGCTGATCGTGGATGCCGATCTGCGTCCTGAGGGCAAATCCGGGCCGATCGTGCGCACCCTGTCCTCCTACGCCGCCTACTACGACCGGTGGTCGGCCGGCTGGGAGGCGCAGGCCCTGCTGCGTGCGCTGCCGATCGCCGGGGACGTCGATCTCGGCGCCCGGTTCGTGCGCCTGATCGACCCGCTGCGTTACCCCGAAGGCGGGATGGACCTCGGCGCGATCCGTCAGATCCGGTCCCTCAAGGCGCGGATGGAAGCCGAACGCATCCCGCGCGGCGGCGACCGGCGCACCCACTTCAAACTGGGTCGGGGTGGCCTGTCGGACGTCGAGTGGACCGTTCAACTGGCCCAGTTGGAGCACGGTCACGAGATTGCCGCCCTGCAACACACCGGCACCTTCTCGCTGCTGCGCGTCATGGCCGAGCACGATCTGCTCACCGAGGAGGAAGCCGAACGACTCGGCGCGGCGTGGGAGTTCGCCACCCGGCTGCGCAACGCCGGAATGTTGTGGCGTGGGCGGTCGATCGACTCGCTGCCCAGCAGTCTGGCTGACGTCCGCGGCATCGCCGGACTACTCGGTTGGCCGCTGTCGCGGGCCTATGGGCTGCAGGAGGACTACCTGCGCCATACCCGGTTGGCCCGCTCGATCGTCGAACACCGCTTCTACGGCAGTGATCTCATCGAAGGTCGGGACGAGCACCCCACCCACCGCTGA
- the hisH gene encoding imidazole glycerol phosphate synthase subunit HisH — translation MKRVVVLDYGSGNIRSVVRMLERVGADVELTADQHAVARADALYVPGVGNFHACVAGLRAVGGPALIRERLALSAPVFGVCVGFQILFAGSTEHSTGTSLPGLGLLPGTVTRLHAPVVPHMGWSQVEAARSSLLLKGVEAEHFYFVHSYAAEYDEGQFQLATSDTSAGPGVRISTARHGGTFIAAAEDGPLTGTQFHPEKSGDAGAALIENWLASW, via the coding sequence ATGAAGCGCGTCGTCGTGCTCGATTACGGCAGTGGCAACATCCGCTCCGTCGTGCGGATGCTCGAACGGGTCGGTGCCGATGTCGAACTCACCGCGGACCAGCATGCGGTCGCTCGAGCCGACGCCCTCTATGTTCCCGGAGTGGGCAACTTCCACGCCTGCGTCGCGGGTCTGCGTGCGGTCGGCGGTCCTGCGTTGATCCGGGAACGGTTGGCGCTCTCGGCTCCGGTCTTCGGGGTATGTGTGGGATTCCAGATCCTGTTCGCCGGGTCCACCGAACATTCGACCGGTACTTCGCTGCCCGGACTGGGTCTGCTGCCGGGCACGGTCACCCGACTGCACGCACCGGTGGTGCCGCATATGGGCTGGTCACAGGTCGAAGCGGCCCGGTCATCCCTGCTCCTGAAAGGGGTGGAGGCCGAGCATTTCTACTTCGTGCACTCCTACGCGGCCGAGTACGACGAGGGGCAGTTTCAACTGGCGACCAGTGATACGTCGGCCGGCCCGGGTGTGCGGATCAGCACAGCCCGGCACGGTGGCACGTTTATTGCCGCCGCCGAGGACGGCCCGCTGACCGGGACCCAGTTCCACCCCGAGAAGTCCGGCGACGCCGGAGCAGCATTGATCGAGAACTGGTTGGCATCCTGGTGA
- the lpdA gene encoding dihydrolipoyl dehydrogenase, with translation MADHFDVVVLGAGPGGYVAAIRASQLGLKAAVVEGKYWGGVCLNIGCIPSKALLRNAELAHVLHKEKDVFGITGDVSMSYDVTHARSRKVSDGIVKGVHYLMKKNKITEIDGWGTLTDTKSMTVKLNDGGTQELTYDNLILDTGAQTRLIPGTQLSERVVTYEEQILDPNLPESIVIAGSGAIGVEFAYVLSNFGVDVTIVEFLDRMVPTEDIAVSKELLKHYKKLGVKVMLSTKVENIDDSGDKVKVTVSPAAGGESHVIETDKVMQAIGFAPRTEGYGLAEIGVQLTDRGAIAIDGRGATNLDGVYAIGDVTAKLMLAHTAEAQGIVAAETIAGVETMEIDYDMIPRATYCQPQIASFGYTEAQAKDKGYDVKVAQFPFSANGKAQGLGESAGFVKIIADASHNEIIGAHLIGPDVTELLPVLTLAQKWDLTADEVARNVFAHPTLGEAVKEAIEGIAGHMINL, from the coding sequence ATGGCTGATCACTTTGATGTAGTAGTCCTCGGTGCCGGTCCCGGCGGGTATGTCGCGGCGATCCGCGCCAGCCAGTTGGGCCTGAAGGCCGCTGTTGTCGAAGGCAAGTACTGGGGCGGGGTGTGTCTCAATATCGGCTGCATCCCTTCCAAGGCTCTGCTGCGCAACGCCGAGCTCGCGCATGTGCTGCACAAAGAGAAGGACGTCTTCGGCATCACCGGCGACGTGAGCATGTCCTACGACGTGACGCATGCCCGCAGTCGCAAGGTGTCCGACGGCATCGTCAAGGGCGTGCACTACCTGATGAAGAAGAACAAGATCACCGAGATCGACGGGTGGGGCACCCTGACGGACACGAAGTCGATGACCGTGAAGCTGAACGATGGCGGAACTCAGGAACTGACCTACGACAACCTCATCCTCGACACCGGTGCCCAGACCCGACTGATCCCGGGCACCCAGCTGTCCGAACGCGTCGTGACCTACGAAGAGCAGATCCTGGACCCGAACCTCCCGGAGTCCATCGTCATCGCGGGATCGGGCGCCATCGGCGTCGAATTCGCTTACGTGTTGAGCAACTTCGGTGTCGACGTGACCATCGTGGAGTTCCTGGATCGGATGGTCCCGACCGAAGACATCGCAGTCTCCAAGGAGCTGCTCAAGCACTACAAGAAGCTCGGCGTGAAGGTGATGCTCTCCACCAAGGTCGAGAACATCGACGACTCCGGCGACAAGGTGAAGGTCACCGTCTCCCCCGCTGCGGGTGGCGAATCGCACGTCATCGAGACCGACAAGGTGATGCAGGCCATCGGTTTCGCGCCGCGCACCGAGGGCTACGGCCTCGCGGAGATCGGGGTGCAGCTCACCGACCGCGGAGCCATCGCCATCGACGGTCGGGGAGCTACCAACCTCGACGGTGTGTACGCCATCGGGGACGTGACCGCCAAGTTGATGCTCGCGCACACTGCGGAGGCCCAGGGTATTGTCGCCGCCGAGACGATCGCCGGAGTGGAAACAATGGAGATCGACTACGACATGATCCCCCGAGCGACCTACTGCCAGCCGCAGATCGCCTCTTTCGGCTACACCGAGGCACAGGCCAAGGACAAGGGCTACGACGTGAAGGTCGCCCAGTTCCCGTTCTCTGCGAACGGCAAAGCCCAGGGCCTGGGCGAATCGGCCGGCTTCGTCAAGATCATCGCCGATGCGTCGCACAACGAGATCATCGGCGCCCACCTCATCGGACCGGACGTCACCGAGTTGTTGCCGGTGCTGACTCTGGCCCAGAAATGGGACCTGACCGCGGACGAGGTGGCCCGCAACGTTTTTGCGCACCCGACCCTGGGTGAAGCAGTCAAAGAGGCCATCGAAGGTATCGCCGGTCACATGATCAACCTGTAG